A genomic window from Spiroplasma helicoides includes:
- the sufC gene encoding Fe-S cluster assembly ATPase SufC, which produces MHKIEIINLHVSIEEKEILKGVNLVVNSGEIHALMGPNGNGKSTLLMAIMGHPKYEITKGDILLDGQSILEMSVDERSKAGLFLAMQNPQTIPGVSNLEFLKYAFNSHSDEKHKLKDIIQDIRTNANQLDFDLNMLKRFVNDGFSGGEKKKNEILQLKMLNPIFSLIDEIDSGLDVDALEIVSKNLNSIDLTKQGLLIVSHYDRFFKQVKPTHAHVIINGKIIKSGGIELVDKINKEGYNWAKEVNA; this is translated from the coding sequence ATGCATAAAATTGAAATAATTAATTTACATGTAAGTATTGAAGAAAAAGAGATTTTAAAAGGGGTTAATTTAGTTGTTAATTCTGGAGAAATTCATGCTTTAATGGGACCAAATGGTAACGGAAAATCAACACTGTTAATGGCGATAATGGGGCATCCTAAGTATGAAATCACTAAAGGTGATATATTACTAGATGGGCAAAGTATTTTAGAAATGAGTGTTGATGAAAGAAGTAAGGCTGGTTTATTTTTAGCAATGCAAAACCCTCAAACTATTCCAGGAGTTTCAAATCTTGAGTTTTTGAAGTATGCATTTAATTCTCATAGTGATGAAAAACACAAATTAAAAGACATTATTCAAGATATAAGAACTAATGCAAATCAACTTGATTTTGATCTAAATATGCTAAAAAGATTTGTAAATGATGGATTTTCAGGTGGAGAGAAAAAGAAAAACGAGATTTTACAATTAAAAATGTTAAATCCAATTTTTAGTTTGATAGATGAAATTGATTCAGGATTAGATGTTGATGCATTAGAAATTGTGTCTAAAAATCTAAATAGCATTGATTTAACAAAACAAGGGTTATTAATTGTTTCTCATTATGACAGATTTTTCAAGCAAGTTAAACCAACCCATGCACACGTAATTATTAATGGAAAAATAATTAAAAGTGGGGGTATTGAATTAGTTGATAAAATAAACAAAGAAGGTTACAACTGAGCTAAGGAAGTTAATGCCTAA
- a CDS encoding HIT domain-containing protein, with the protein MENCIFCKIANGEVKTYKIYENDYVVSFLDANPNSEGHCLVVPKKHSENFEQTDEQYLVEVAKAKKEIVKLLKSKLKKKPVGFNYVSNQGVEAYQTVFHYHEHIIPKYVKEHGYGFSIKRDPNDEKDFEVIHKWFL; encoded by the coding sequence ATGGAAAATTGTATTTTTTGTAAAATAGCCAATGGTGAAGTTAAAACATATAAAATTTATGAAAATGACTATGTAGTTTCTTTTTTGGATGCAAATCCAAACTCAGAGGGACATTGTTTAGTAGTTCCAAAAAAACACTCAGAAAATTTTGAACAAACAGATGAACAATATCTTGTTGAAGTTGCTAAGGCTAAAAAAGAAATAGTTAAACTATTAAAATCTAAATTAAAAAAGAAGCCAGTAGGATTTAACTATGTATCTAATCAAGGTGTAGAAGCATATCAAACTGTATTTCATTACCATGAACATATAATTCCAAAATATGTAAAAGAACATGGATATGGTTTCTCAATTAAAAGAGATCCTAATGATGAAAAAGATTTTGAAGTTATTCACAAATGATTTTTATAA
- the sufB gene encoding Fe-S cluster assembly protein SufB, producing MKKLKQEKEIKEISNYKYGFNEGELSSLSVGKGLNEQIIRDISKIKQEPEWMLNFRLESLNKFEGMSQPNFGPDLNFIDFQDYYYYTRATDKVVDSWEQLPDNIKKTYDRLGIPEAEKNFFMGINAQWDATPVYEQLRQEVSDLGVVFTDCDTALKNYPEIFKKYFGTLVPSTDNKYAALNSAVWSGGTFIYVPKGVKVERPLQAYFRINYQQAGQFERTLIIVEDDAELHYVEGCTAPIYSKNNLHAAIVEIFVGKRSHVRYTTVQNWSDNVLNLVTKRSLVEEDGRMEWVDGNIGSKINMKYPSCILKGDRAQGDTISIAVAKKGVYQDAGSKMIHLGKETKSKIVSKSITFQGGTANYRGLAFIGKDAINSKARVECDTLILDNQSHSDTIPQNKVHNNESQIEHEATVSKVSEEQLFYLMSRGISEQEALELIVMGFLEPFTKELPLEYAVELNQLIKMDMEGSVG from the coding sequence ATGAAAAAATTAAAACAAGAAAAAGAAATTAAAGAGATAAGTAATTATAAATATGGTTTCAATGAGGGAGAACTCTCATCGCTAAGTGTTGGTAAAGGTTTAAATGAACAAATTATTAGAGATATTTCAAAAATAAAACAAGAACCAGAATGAATGCTTAACTTTAGACTAGAAAGCTTAAACAAATTTGAAGGTATGAGTCAACCAAATTTTGGACCAGATTTGAACTTTATTGACTTTCAAGATTATTATTACTATACAAGGGCAACTGATAAAGTGGTTGATAGTTGAGAACAATTGCCAGATAACATCAAAAAAACTTATGATAGACTTGGAATTCCCGAAGCTGAAAAAAACTTTTTTATGGGTATTAATGCTCAGTGAGATGCAACTCCTGTATATGAACAACTAAGACAAGAAGTCTCTGACTTAGGAGTTGTTTTTACAGATTGTGATACCGCTTTAAAAAATTATCCTGAAATATTTAAAAAATATTTTGGAACACTTGTACCTAGTACAGATAATAAGTATGCTGCTCTAAATAGTGCTGTTTGGTCTGGAGGAACTTTTATTTATGTTCCAAAAGGGGTAAAAGTTGAAAGACCATTACAAGCATACTTTAGAATTAATTATCAACAAGCAGGTCAATTTGAAAGAACGCTAATCATTGTTGAGGATGATGCTGAACTTCACTATGTTGAAGGATGTACTGCACCGATTTACTCAAAAAACAATTTACATGCAGCAATAGTAGAGATTTTTGTTGGAAAAAGAAGTCATGTAAGATATACAACTGTTCAAAACTGAAGTGATAATGTTTTAAACTTAGTTACTAAAAGAAGTTTGGTTGAAGAAGATGGTCGTATGGAATGAGTTGATGGAAACATCGGTTCAAAAATAAATATGAAATATCCCTCATGTATTTTAAAGGGAGACAGAGCTCAGGGCGACACTATTTCAATTGCAGTTGCTAAAAAAGGGGTTTATCAAGATGCGGGAAGTAAAATGATTCATTTAGGAAAAGAAACAAAATCAAAAATTGTTTCTAAGTCAATTACTTTTCAAGGTGGTACTGCAAATTATCGTGGTTTAGCATTTATTGGTAAAGATGCTATCAATTCAAAAGCAAGAGTGGAGTGTGATACTTTGATTTTGGATAATCAATCACATTCAGACACTATTCCACAAAATAAAGTTCACAATAACGAGTCACAAATTGAACATGAAGCTACAGTATCAAAAGTTAGTGAAGAGCAACTATTTTATTTGATGTCTAGAGGAATTAGTGAGCAAGAAGCACTTGAATTGATTGTTATGGGGTTCTTAGAACCGTTTACTAAGGAATTACCTTTAGAATATGCAGTAGAACTAAATCAACTGATTAAAATGGATATGGAAGGTTCTGTTGGTTAA
- a CDS encoding 3'-5' exoribonuclease YhaM family protein, producing MWIKEINADSKSIEINSRVEKVILSTGNNGSNYLILNLVDKTGRIEARLWNCSEKDLELIKEGEIIRVDGVVNVYRQQLQIKINSYHIIDPEEYLNYGINDDMFAITAPLNIDKGFEWLLKTIEEVKNEVYRKITLSIIDDYLDEYKTYPAATSIHHNVIGGLFWHSFSLLKAAKNLQEIYAYAQIDWDLVFCGAVLHDIGKVIEMKGKNASEYTDEGKLIGHISIGSMFVNAKSKEFNLSDEQHQDAVKLQHIILASHGKHEYGSPVEPSLIEAIIVSSLDALDARIYRVNEELLKTEKNGWTARIMTEDGRSFLKHFKKQ from the coding sequence ATGTGAATTAAGGAAATAAACGCAGATAGCAAAAGTATTGAAATAAACTCAAGAGTAGAAAAGGTTATACTTTCTACAGGTAATAATGGTTCAAATTACTTAATCTTAAACTTAGTGGACAAAACAGGCAGAATTGAAGCAAGGCTTTGAAATTGCTCTGAAAAAGATTTAGAGTTAATAAAAGAAGGGGAAATAATTAGAGTTGATGGTGTTGTAAATGTTTATCGTCAACAGCTACAAATAAAAATCAACTCGTATCATATTATAGATCCTGAAGAATATTTGAATTATGGTATAAATGACGATATGTTTGCAATAACAGCCCCATTAAATATAGATAAAGGTTTTGAATGGCTTTTAAAAACCATCGAAGAAGTAAAAAATGAAGTATATCGAAAAATTACATTATCAATAATAGATGATTATTTAGATGAGTATAAAACTTATCCTGCAGCAACCTCAATTCACCATAATGTAATAGGGGGACTATTTTGACACAGTTTTTCATTGCTAAAAGCAGCTAAAAATTTGCAAGAAATATATGCTTATGCACAAATAGATTGAGATTTAGTTTTTTGTGGAGCTGTTTTGCATGATATTGGTAAAGTTATTGAAATGAAGGGTAAGAACGCCTCTGAATATACTGATGAAGGGAAGTTAATTGGTCACATTTCAATAGGAAGTATGTTTGTTAATGCAAAAAGTAAAGAATTTAATCTATCAGATGAACAACACCAAGATGCTGTCAAATTACAACATATCATTTTAGCGAGTCATGGGAAACACGAGTATGGTTCTCCAGTTGAGCCAAGTTTAATTGAAGCTATAATAGTTTCTTCACTTGATGCACTTGATGCAAGAATTTATAGAGTGAATGAAGAACTACTAAAAACGGAAAAAAATGGTTGAACAGCAAGAATTATGACTGAAGATGGAAGAAGTTTTTTAAAGCATTTTAAAAAACAATAA
- a CDS encoding SufB/SufD family protein encodes MKDIFKSDKVKDLSNSLLKEIVYKNSTNDVVTLANVDGDINFIIDNDCEVNLSILLLPITNNDKKIFNLNFDLHQHSKLTLNIANLSNVSCDDNITINLIEEGSSIEFYSSTILNKNTEKNSIIKVVHLAKNTTSNIKAYEVLKDTSKGFIRCISDIRQGSSSSEAHQELRLLVLDKNAKANSDPVLLIDENDIVASHANAIGMLDPDQIFYLESRGLSKTVAQELIINGYFEPVFIGCENEEIEIYLKEILKGMN; translated from the coding sequence ATGAAAGATATTTTTAAATCTGATAAAGTTAAAGATTTATCAAATAGTTTATTAAAAGAAATTGTTTATAAGAACTCAACAAATGATGTTGTAACCCTTGCTAATGTTGATGGAGATATAAATTTTATAATAGATAATGATTGTGAAGTTAATTTATCAATCTTGTTACTACCAATAACCAATAATGATAAAAAAATATTTAATCTTAACTTTGATTTACATCAACACTCAAAACTAACCTTAAATATTGCAAACTTAAGCAATGTAAGCTGTGATGATAATATTACTATTAACTTGATTGAAGAAGGATCATCAATTGAATTCTATAGTTCAACAATTTTAAATAAAAATACTGAAAAAAACTCTATTATCAAAGTTGTTCATTTAGCAAAAAATACAACTTCAAATATAAAAGCCTATGAAGTATTAAAAGATACTTCCAAAGGTTTTATTAGATGCATAAGTGATATTAGACAAGGTTCAAGCTCTAGTGAAGCGCATCAAGAATTAAGATTACTAGTTTTGGATAAAAATGCAAAAGCAAATTCAGATCCTGTTTTACTTATTGATGAAAACGACATTGTTGCAAGTCATGCAAATGCTATCGGAATGCTTGATCCTGACCAAATATTTTATCTTGAATCAAGAGGGTTGTCTAAGACTGTTGCCCAAGAATTAATAATTAATGGATATTTTGAACCTGTGTTTATTGGTTGTGAAAATGAAGAAATTGAGATTTATTTAAAAGAAATTTTAAAAGGAATGAATTAA
- a CDS encoding lipoprotein — translation MKKLLTLLSSLSLIGSAGTMAVSCGSKYDIKQDGNSVLVKFLTSLDGHAQLDSSDLLWELINSSGPTKRESFLLEMLQLLNVSLLANSETVMNKDEKDYNSNKDYNKGLKEALKYKWDTLQKSVDLQMQREKDTYRVKNGKSWEKEWRKMLVEKYTVYQEDTKDMDQSFLENKYKANILLSDSTNSASKAILDVLLNTDSYGVNWVSIQSVKTKLANLLDVIGDDAKFEQVYNTDKKAISQILNAQTNDTSKWVDVNLNKPSDSSSSEVSLSAADAKAKIQNIKTTYIKNDVPEDILQWQTSSSDTRKGMLSKSQLYFLNKFYETKAPLAISEITIPFATNGKFDDGLTYDDFKGDNDLSAIDATKLLATLTSNGDTNLPTPSEPGESEDDSDLDLVQVDEAGQKDNNQFWISALRDNTRVTSILSTATVKKYDKLLTLSSTDFSNTLKTVVYDYVFGNDKVKPATIDPKLKVEDLTSNVDKDALKKNFETQIITPLSRKSTDGKDFYGVLKGYNDKLMFMETDGLHIVSIDGYNKLKTYSESNESDLTQLQWFNNFHKLDDNKKVAYLSGVGVTDETDYMKHLNSGIKSDYLRYLVNSSLIGGISDAPVSFDIVSDLKKWVSLTSSTDSETYWMTSVFTYFKDITSIDTVDNFVKQLVVFGQDDPKNQHGDEVAKSLEGWTVDKITVAETNLSIAPVIRFMDKYTNWKKEVAANTTSGYPKSMINNEKFSSDTLDATVSAIWSIEKPVVSKSLAMHYISNQLGGNL, via the coding sequence GTGAAAAAGTTATTAACACTACTAAGCAGCTTATCACTAATCGGAAGTGCTGGAACAATGGCAGTTTCATGTGGTAGCAAATATGATATTAAACAAGACGGGAACTCTGTTTTAGTTAAATTCTTAACTTCATTAGACGGACACGCCCAATTAGATTCCTCAGACTTATTGTGGGAATTGATAAATAGTTCGGGACCAACAAAAAGAGAATCATTTTTATTAGAAATGCTTCAATTGTTAAATGTTTCATTATTAGCAAATTCTGAAACAGTTATGAACAAAGATGAGAAAGACTACAATAGTAACAAAGATTACAACAAAGGTCTTAAAGAAGCTTTAAAATACAAATGAGATACTTTACAAAAATCTGTAGATCTACAAATGCAAAGAGAAAAAGATACTTACAGAGTTAAAAATGGTAAAAGCTGAGAAAAAGAATGAAGAAAAATGCTTGTTGAGAAATATACAGTGTATCAAGAAGATACTAAAGATATGGATCAATCTTTCTTAGAAAACAAATATAAAGCAAATATTCTATTATCAGACTCAACCAATAGTGCTTCAAAAGCAATTTTAGATGTTTTACTAAATACAGATAGCTATGGAGTTAACTGAGTTTCAATTCAATCAGTTAAAACAAAATTAGCAAACTTATTAGATGTTATTGGTGATGATGCAAAATTTGAACAAGTTTATAACACTGATAAAAAAGCAATATCACAAATATTGAATGCACAAACTAATGATACAAGCAAATGAGTTGATGTAAACTTGAACAAACCTTCAGATTCTTCATCTTCAGAAGTATCTTTATCAGCAGCTGATGCAAAAGCTAAAATCCAAAACATTAAAACAACTTATATAAAAAATGACGTGCCAGAAGATATTTTACAATGACAAACTAGCTCTTCTGATACAAGAAAAGGTATGTTAAGTAAATCTCAACTATACTTTTTAAATAAATTTTATGAAACTAAAGCACCATTAGCTATTAGTGAAATCACAATTCCATTTGCAACAAATGGAAAATTTGATGACGGATTAACTTATGATGACTTTAAAGGTGATAATGATTTAAGTGCAATTGATGCAACTAAATTATTGGCAACATTAACATCTAATGGAGATACAAATTTACCTACTCCAAGTGAACCAGGTGAATCAGAAGATGATTCAGATTTAGATCTTGTTCAAGTGGATGAAGCTGGACAAAAAGACAACAATCAATTTTGAATTTCTGCTTTGAGAGATAATACAAGAGTTACTTCAATTCTTTCAACAGCAACAGTTAAAAAATATGATAAATTATTAACTTTATCATCAACTGATTTTTCAAATACTTTAAAAACTGTTGTTTATGATTACGTATTTGGAAACGATAAAGTTAAACCAGCAACAATTGATCCAAAACTTAAAGTTGAAGATTTAACTTCAAATGTTGACAAAGATGCTCTTAAAAAGAACTTTGAAACTCAAATAATTACACCATTATCTAGAAAATCAACAGATGGTAAAGACTTTTATGGTGTTTTAAAAGGTTATAACGATAAACTTATGTTTATGGAAACAGATGGGTTACACATCGTGTCAATCGATGGTTACAATAAATTAAAAACTTATTCAGAATCAAATGAATCTGATTTAACACAATTGCAATGATTTAATAATTTCCATAAATTAGATGACAATAAAAAAGTAGCTTATTTATCAGGGGTTGGAGTTACTGATGAAACCGACTATATGAAACATTTAAATAGTGGTATCAAAAGTGATTACCTAAGATATTTAGTTAATAGCTCATTAATTGGAGGTATTAGTGATGCTCCTGTTTCATTTGATATAGTTTCTGACTTGAAAAAATGAGTTTCATTAACAAGTTCAACAGATAGTGAAACATATTGAATGACATCAGTATTTACTTATTTCAAAGATATAACATCTATTGATACAGTTGACAACTTTGTAAAACAATTAGTTGTTTTTGGACAAGATGATCCAAAAAACCAACACGGGGATGAAGTGGCAAAATCTCTTGAAGGTTGAACTGTAGATAAAATAACTGTTGCAGAAACAAACTTATCTATAGCTCCAGTTATTAGATTTATGGATAAATATACAAATTGAAAAAAAGAAGTTGCTGCAAATACAACTTCTGGATATCCAAAATCAATGATAAATAATGAAAAATTTAGTTCTGATACTTTAGATGCTACTGTATCTGCTATTTGAAGCATCGAAAAACCAGTCGTATCAAAAAGTCTTGCAATGCATTACATAAGCAATCAATTAGGGGGTAATTTATAA
- a CDS encoding aminotransferase class V-fold PLP-dependent enzyme: MSFKKDFPYFKFNKQDIYFDSAATSLKPKVVLDAENYYNTHIAANAHNNLFRNAFYANNLIDETRQLVANFIGAYDKNEIIFTSGATQSLNTVAFGLKDYLNNEDEIVLTDLEHSSNLLPWRVLEEKINFKIKYFDLNDDGSICIEKIQNCVTKNTKVVSFASVSNTVGAANNIKEIVKKIRSINKDVIVIIDAAQSIFHKLTNVKEWDIDFLAFSAHKMFGPFGLGILWGRMSWLEKINPLMYGGGNNSFIEYDKFRLAKIPHKFEAGTLNLSAISGLKAAICYINQIGLSKIQNYLIMLKNHFVKAVESLDKDKYIFYNLESDEPIILMNIKGINAQDVGDFFNKKYNILVRVGKHCARLSHHFLKVENTLRISLSIYNEKADLDTLILALNDIDNWMETVL; encoded by the coding sequence ATGAGCTTTAAAAAGGACTTTCCATACTTTAAGTTTAATAAACAAGACATTTATTTTGATTCTGCAGCAACAAGTCTTAAACCAAAAGTAGTTTTAGATGCTGAAAATTACTACAATACTCATATTGCTGCTAATGCACACAACAATCTTTTTCGTAATGCTTTTTATGCAAATAACTTAATAGATGAAACAAGACAGTTGGTTGCAAATTTTATTGGTGCTTATGATAAAAATGAGATTATCTTTACAAGTGGTGCAACTCAATCCTTAAACACTGTTGCTTTTGGTCTTAAAGATTATTTAAACAATGAAGATGAAATTGTACTAACAGATCTTGAACACTCTTCAAATTTATTGCCTTGAAGAGTTTTAGAAGAGAAAATAAACTTTAAAATAAAGTATTTTGATTTGAATGATGATGGATCAATATGTATAGAAAAAATTCAAAACTGTGTTACAAAAAATACTAAGGTAGTATCGTTTGCATCAGTTTCAAATACAGTGGGTGCAGCTAATAATATAAAAGAAATAGTTAAGAAAATTAGAAGCATCAACAAAGATGTTATTGTGATTATTGATGCAGCACAATCTATTTTTCATAAACTTACTAATGTAAAAGAGTGAGACATTGATTTTTTAGCTTTTTCAGCACATAAAATGTTTGGTCCTTTTGGTTTGGGAATTTTATGAGGTAGAATGAGTTGATTAGAAAAAATTAATCCCTTAATGTATGGAGGGGGAAATAACTCGTTTATTGAATATGATAAATTTAGGTTGGCAAAAATACCACATAAATTTGAAGCAGGTACCTTAAATTTAAGTGCTATTTCTGGACTTAAAGCAGCTATATGTTATATAAATCAGATTGGCTTAAGTAAAATTCAAAACTATTTGATAATGTTAAAAAATCATTTCGTTAAAGCGGTTGAAAGTTTAGACAAAGATAAATATATTTTTTACAACTTAGAGAGTGATGAACCAATAATTTTAATGAATATCAAAGGAATAAATGCCCAAGATGTTGGGGACTTTTTTAACAAAAAGTACAATATATTAGTTAGAGTTGGTAAACATTGTGCAAGACTTTCGCACCACTTTTTAAAAGTGGAGAACACACTTAGAATTAGCCTTTCAATTTACAACGAAAAAGCAGATTTAGATACTTTGATTCTAGCTTTAAATGATATTGATAACTGAATGGAAACTGTTTTATAA
- a CDS encoding lipoprotein gives MKKLLGLLGAASLVVSTSAVAVACNKDRPTSAKLNRDLARQLIASIAGGDPSLAYKDFGDLFSDADITATVVKIINDLLGKKYGYESTNANLDKLGLQKYEDLGENGKLPDSFLNNYNLQAGTVAEDLLFTEYSTSISSNRLDLTQIDSKLYSLNPTEDVVVKDVKNNTFTVKAKSKISILKDGGKKVWSIRAEDKSTPSNTPELADLTSSTNPFYVNDDKGAEHQITAKTALRLRFQDYFDNKLVKDIIDNILTMSYIDSNAFSILPTSNESTDYGAYINTSSPLFAKTQSWFTTNTTGTGRNWTTNVRMVWSYKFERKNETKVTTALNDIYSKAVDPTNGEILKDKSLIKDVMGELATALQKDNLIYNGDNSNAYDSFFGNQGYKGFTVYDNGSSLGTSPIASKSYESAVKAATKAGILMKSGNPYYEDSSDKNIEEIVFVLPIYMIELLGASVESSGQSTYEVQGATDDSKKAIQFGWSGINNTKYADIWNQDNNKEYHSKDVQNLIKDSKEKARAMVNQIKYLVSQDSSTSEIAKTVLYSKYLDADLVYYAGLYDSIGKYIKTDKDEDK, from the coding sequence ATGAAAAAACTTTTAGGATTACTAGGAGCTGCATCATTAGTTGTTTCTACCTCAGCTGTTGCTGTTGCATGTAATAAAGATAGACCAACATCAGCAAAATTAAACCGTGATTTAGCAAGACAATTAATTGCATCAATTGCTGGTGGAGATCCATCTTTAGCATATAAAGATTTTGGAGATCTATTCTCTGATGCAGATATTACAGCAACTGTTGTAAAAATTATTAATGATTTATTAGGTAAAAAATATGGTTATGAATCTACAAATGCAAATTTAGATAAATTAGGTTTACAAAAATATGAAGACCTTGGTGAAAATGGTAAATTACCTGATTCATTTTTAAACAACTATAACTTGCAAGCAGGAACTGTAGCTGAAGATTTATTGTTTACTGAATACAGTACATCGATATCAAGCAATAGATTAGATTTAACTCAAATAGACTCAAAACTTTATTCATTAAACCCAACTGAAGATGTTGTTGTAAAAGATGTTAAAAACAACACATTTACAGTTAAAGCTAAATCTAAAATAAGTATTTTAAAAGATGGTGGAAAAAAAGTTTGATCAATTAGAGCGGAAGACAAAAGCACTCCATCTAATACTCCAGAATTAGCTGATTTAACTAGTTCAACAAATCCATTTTATGTAAATGACGACAAAGGTGCAGAACATCAAATTACTGCAAAAACTGCTTTAAGACTAAGATTTCAAGATTATTTTGATAATAAATTAGTAAAAGATATCATCGATAACATCTTGACTATGTCTTACATTGACTCAAATGCATTTTCAATTTTACCAACATCAAACGAATCAACAGATTATGGAGCATATATTAATACTAGTTCTCCCCTATTTGCAAAAACTCAATCATGATTTACAACAAATACAACAGGAACTGGTAGAAATTGAACTACAAACGTTAGAATGGTTTGATCTTATAAATTTGAAAGAAAAAATGAAACTAAAGTAACTACAGCATTAAATGATATTTATTCTAAAGCAGTTGACCCAACAAATGGAGAAATATTAAAAGATAAAAGTTTAATAAAAGATGTTATGGGTGAACTTGCAACCGCTTTGCAAAAAGATAACCTAATATATAATGGTGATAACTCAAATGCTTATGACTCATTCTTTGGAAATCAAGGATATAAAGGGTTTACAGTTTATGATAATGGTTCATCATTAGGAACTAGTCCAATTGCTTCAAAAAGTTATGAAAGTGCTGTTAAAGCAGCTACAAAAGCAGGAATCTTGATGAAATCTGGAAATCCATATTATGAAGATTCAAGCGATAAAAATATTGAAGAAATTGTCTTTGTACTTCCAATATATATGATTGAATTATTAGGAGCAAGTGTTGAATCAAGTGGACAAAGCACTTATGAAGTTCAAGGTGCAACTGATGATAGTAAGAAAGCAATTCAATTTGGTTGATCTGGAATCAACAACACAAAATATGCAGATATCTGAAATCAAGACAATAATAAAGAATATCATTCAAAAGATGTTCAAAATTTAATTAAAGACTCAAAAGAAAAAGCAAGAGCTATGGTAAACCAAATTAAATATTTAGTTTCACAAGATAGCTCAACTTCAGAAATAGCTAAAACAGTACTTTATTCAAAATACTTAGATGCTGATTTGGTTTATTATGCTGGTTTATATGATTCAATTGGAAAATACATTAAAACAGATAAAGATGAAGATAAATAA
- a CDS encoding iron-sulfur cluster assembly scaffold protein produces MLDKKDKIMLRQIIMEHYTEPENKGILTDAKNSFIKFQDSQSCADAIDVQIIYEDSKIVDARFDGVSCSISGAAVDILCSLVKNKTKQEALKYLNNYHNMITGKEYDEESLGELIVFWEIHHQGNRINCALLGADGIRSILENEVK; encoded by the coding sequence ATGTTAGATAAAAAAGACAAAATAATGTTAAGACAAATAATTATGGAACACTATACTGAACCAGAAAATAAAGGTATATTAACTGATGCAAAAAACTCTTTTATCAAGTTTCAAGATTCTCAATCATGCGCTGATGCTATTGATGTGCAAATAATTTATGAAGATAGTAAAATTGTTGATGCTAGATTTGATGGAGTATCATGTTCTATAAGTGGAGCTGCAGTTGATATCTTGTGTAGTTTGGTTAAAAATAAAACTAAGCAAGAAGCTTTAAAATACTTAAATAATTATCATAATATGATTACAGGAAAAGAATATGATGAAGAATCGCTTGGTGAATTGATTGTGTTTTGAGAAATTCACCATCAAGGAAATAGAATAAATTGTGCTCTTTTAGGAGCTGATGGAATTAGATCTATTTTGGAAAATGAGGTCAAGTAA